ATGACAAATCGGACCGGTGATTCTTTTGGAATCAAAGGATCTGCTGAAAATACGGTTATTTATGCCAGTGGTGCAGGAAATACAGCCATTGAAGTATTTACAACGACTGATGGCATTAGTTATACGCTCGGAACACCAATTACTGTTGCTGCCGGTTCTGCTGACGGTGGTATCGCTCCAACACCGGATGGTAATCTCTGGGTGAATGGATCAGGCGAAGAAGCTTCGCTGATCACTTCCAGCGGTACTGTCCTTGGAACCCTGTCTTCGGCAGTTGTATCTTCAGCATATCATCATATTGATTATCTTGAACTCTCAACAGGCGAAAAACTGGTAGCTCTGGCTGGCGGAAATGTAGACGGAACATCTGATCAGGCCCAGGTTTGGGATGTTTCAGTTGTTAATGATCCGTACCTGTATGGAAGTGGTGCATTAACAGGTACCTGGAATGCAAATCTGAATGCAACTGCTGCCGTCTATATGTATGAAGCCACTGAAGGTGATTTGCACGTTGCTCATATGGTCAGCAACAATGGAATCGCTTATTATACTGTCAAGAATGCACCGGTTGTACCAGGCCAGTATGATATTGCCGAAGAATTCAATGATGATTCGGATATTGCCAACTGGCGCTCCGATAACAGCGGTTGGACCAGCAGGGCTTTTGTGGACAGTACGCTGTTCCTGAGAGATGGTGGTTGGACCTTTGATGCCCGCCGTGATGTGGAAGCTGAAGCCAATACCTTCTTTAAAGCCACGGCCACGGTGAAAACCATCGGTTCTTTCAGTCAGTATGACAATCAATACCTCTATTTCGGTGTTGATGGACTCGGTGGAGACCAGGTATATCAGACCTCTTGTGTGTCTGATGATGGTTTTACAACATTTACCGTTATCGGTTATGCTGTGAATACATCCGGAACGCTCTTTATTGCCGGTCAAGGCGGTAGTGGAGCCGATACGGTCTATGTGGATTCTTATACATTCACGAATGATTTCATTCCTGAACTGGATCAGATCTCCACGATTGCCGAAGCCAAAGCCATTCCGGATGGACAAATGGCAGCCACAAAGGGTGTTGTGAATTGTGCATCCCTTGGTGCTCCGATTTTTATTCAGGATGACAATGCCGGACTCTCACTTTATGACTGGGATTTTATCAATGACGGTATCGTCAAGGAAGGCGATGAAATCTTGGTGATTGGTGAACGTTCCACCTATAACGGGCTGGTTCAGATTCAAAGTACAAATGAGAATTATGTTGTTCTCAGTGAAAACAATCCTGTAGAACCCATACTCATTACGGTACCCGATCTGGACAGTCGTCAGTATCAGGGAATGCTGGTTAAAGTGGAAGATGTGGATACAACCGCCGGTTTTGCCTGGCCTGAAGAAGGAAGTGATGCCACGATTACCCTGATGGATGCGGACAGTAATGAATTTGCTTTGCGTATCGATAAAGACGGGAATATCGATGGTTCACCGGAACCCAATCAATGGCCTCTGGATCTGATCGGGGTGGTTGGCGAGTACAAAGTACCACAGATTATGCCACGTTACAGAGAAGACTTCATTGACAACCAGGCTCCGGCTCCCTTCTTTGTCCTGAATCCTGTCGATGGGGATACAATCTCATCTCTGGATGATCCGGCATTTGTGGATGTGACCATTGAAGGCAAGACCGTTAAAACATTGTTCTTCAACTGGACCGAAGCAACGGATACCGATGCAGGTGACACTGTGACCTATGAAATCATGATTTCACCCGATGGTCCGGAAGAAGCAATGGTTACAGAAGATACACTCTATTATCTGCCTATTCCTGAGGACAGACCCTGGGATATGAACGGAACCTATGATGTGTACGTACAAGCCGTTGATCTGCTTGGCAATGCAACGATCAGTGATACTGTAACCGTGACATTTGAATTCAAGGCACCGCCGGAAGTTGAATTTGCCGATGTGGTCCTTGTAGATGGCGTTCCTGCCTACTACGCTGAATTCAATATGCCTATTGTTATGGACATTGCGAACTACACGTTGATTGACTGGGATACCGGAACAGCAATCGATCCTGCAACCATGGATTCAATAGCTCCCAACGCTATTATGCTGAATGCCTCTCTGGCCGAAGATCATTTTGTATCTCTGGCTTATGATGGTGTAGCCGCTGTGGCTGATGAAGCTGCAGAACCCATGACAATCAGCGATACAACAGATGCAAATGAAGTTCTGATTCCCTTCAGTGAAAACCATCCTGAAGATACGGAACATATCATTGAAACTTTTGAGGCCAATACAGGATCCTTCTGGGCGCCAACTGGCTCAGGATCTACATCTGGTCTTTTGACAACATCCACGTTCGCAGTCTCCGATGAAGCTGCCTTCAGAGGTGAAAAATCCGGTAAACTAACACTGCTCGATGATCCTGATAAGGAAGGTGGTTGGTATTTAAGGCTGTATCATCAGTTAACATACACAGCCCGGGCAGATGCCAAACTCATGCTTATGGTCAAGGGAACCAATGCCAATGTTGATATCCGTCTCTCCATTAAGGATACAGGATATGAACAGGGTCCATGGCAAACGGTCACCCTCTCTGAAAATGATTGGCAGATCGTTACATTTGACCTGCTCAATGATGAAGCTGAAGGCTGGATTACCGGTAACGGTGAGGTCGAAGGAAAGACCGTCCAGATCGAAGCCATTCACATGAGATGCAGTGAAGATGCGGATGTCACACTCTACGTGGATGAATTCATGGAACGTCGGCTTATTGATGTTTCCTTCAATGTTAACATGAAGAAATATGCAGAAGCCGGTGATTTTAGTATTGAGAATGATTTCGTGGACGTAGCAGGGTCTTTCAACAATTGGGAAGGTACCGAGATGAAAGATCCCAATGCCGATACAATCTATACGGCAGTCATTCCATTGAAACAGTTCTCAACCCATGAGTTCAAATTCCGTATCAACGGAAGCTGGGATACGTCTGAGTTTCCGGGTGGTGGACCCAACCGTGTTTATACTGTCGGTGATTCCGCGAATAATGTCGTGACCTACTGGTATAACAACGAAGTATATGTCGGTATTGTGGATAACCTCATTCCCGATGTATATGAACTGGGTCATAACTATCCGAACCCATTCAATCCCACAACTACCATTCCGCTGGCGCTGCCGGAAGCCGGAATGGTGAAACTGGTCCTGTATGATATCTCAGGTCGTATGGTTAAAGAAATCTACACTGGCGAACTGGATGCCGGTTACCATGATTTCAATTTCCATATCGGCAACCTGGCCAGCGGTATCTATATCTACCGTGTAAAGGTCAATGACTATCAGAAGGCTCATAAGATGACAATCCTGAAATAATCCTCGATTAAACAGGATAGAAAAAAAAAAGGGCGGTAAAACGCCCTTTTTTTTTAATTAAGAATTAAGAATTAAGAATGATGAATTGAATTAAGAATGATGAATGATGTTGATTGTATAATATATTGTATATTATATTATCTTGTTTTTTCCTTTTCCTTTTATTATAATTTATCATGAAGAAGAACATCATTGCAGATAAAACTTTTCATTTTTCTGTTGGAATTATGGATTATGTAAATGAATTAAAAGAAAATCAAAAAGAATATATCATATCAAATCAACTTTTACGATCGGGAACATCAATAGGTGCAAATATCAGTGAAGCGCAAAGTGCTGTATCAAAAAGGGATTTTAGCAATAAAATGATGATAGCCCTCAAGGAAGCAAACGAAACTCAGTATTGGTTGAAATTACTAAACGAAGCAAATGGTTCTTCACAAAAACTTCAAATATTAATAATCGAATGTGAAGAAATTATTAAAATCCTTCGATCAATAAATCTATCCATCAAAAAATCTCTCTAATTCTTCACACCATAAATCACAAACACACCAAATTCATCATTCATCATTCAATTCTTCATTCATCATTCAATTCATCATTCATCATTCATCATTCATCATTCATCATTTCAAATGTGTATTGCTTCACCAAGAATCCCCCTCGCCGCTTCCATCACAGCCTCCGATAATGTAGGATGGGCATGAATCATCGTAGCAATATCTTCCGGAAGGAGTTCGGCTTTTCGGGCCAGGAGAATTTCATGTATCAATTCTGTGGCATCTTTTCCGGCAATATGGGCACCTAAAATTTCATGAGTCTTTTCATGACAGACTAGTTTCACGAGTCCTTCGGATTCCTCGACAGCTACAGCCTTTCCCGCACCTCTGAAGGGAAAGACAAATATTTTGACAGGTAGTCCTGCTTCTTTTGCTTTTGCTTCCGTATATCCAAAACTGGCAACCTGAGGTTCAGTATAGACAGCTCCGGGAATAAGTGTAGAATCCACCCGTTTTTCATGCCCTTTCCCTGTCATGTGCTCTACGGCAATTTCTCCCTCCTTGGAAGCTACATGAGCCAAAAGGGGAGTGTTAATCACATCACCAATGGCATAAATACCCGGGACTGATGTCTCATAGTAATCACCGGTTTCAATGAAACCCTTGTCGGTTTTTATACCTATTTCCTCCAGCCCCAAATGATCCGAATTAGGCGTTCTGCCTACAGCCACCAGAATTTTTTCTACTTCAAGCTCTTCAGCTTTACCATCTTGATGCTCAAGCTTCACTTTGTAAATATTTTTTTTTCTATCTGAAACAGAGGCTTTGGTGGATGTGTAAACTTTGACTTTACTCTTTTTAAACGCCTTCAGAAGGATATCTGATACATCCTTATCTTCCTGAGGCAGGATTGACTCCAACATTTCTACCAGATAGACCTGGACGCCAAATGAGCTTAAAATATAGGCGAATTCCACACCGATGGCGCCGGCACCCACAATGAGTATACTTTTCGGCAATGATTTCAGACTTAAGGCACCTGTTGATGAGAGTATCCCTTCTTCATCAAATTCCAAACCGGGGATTACTTTAGGTCGAGAACCTGTGGCAATCAGGATATTTTTGGCTGTATATTCTTTTTCATCAACAGATACTTGATGTTGACCGCTTATTTTGGCTGTCCCTTTTATCAGTTCAATGGCATTCTTTTTGAGTAGAAACTCCACACCTTTAGACAGTTTGGTAGCAGCCAGACGTGATTTCTTGTAGACTTTTTCATAATCCAGATTTCCGGTATCAATGGAGACACCCATGTTTTCCAGATCTTTCAGATATGAAAATTTCTGAGCCTGGGAGATGAGTGACTTTGAAGGAATGCATCCCCAGTTCAAACACACACCACCGGGATTATCTTTCTCGATAACTGCCGTTTTCAGTCCCAGTTGAGATGCCCGGATGGCCGAAACGTAACCACCTGGACCGGCACCGATAATCAGAAGATCATAATTGTAATCAGTCATAGTCTATCCTCAATTTGTATGTGAAATTAGATTTCTTTACTATTTGGATCAAGCTTTAGGTTAAAGCCAGGGCCGGATCGTCAATGTAGGCTTTCAGGGTCTTCATAAAATCAGCCCCAGTAGCGCCGTCAATGACCCTGTGATCACAGGATAGGGTCATGGACATCATCGGCCGGATGATAATCTCATCGTTGATGACAACAGGCTTTTTTTCTATGGCACCTAAAGCGAGAATTGCCGATCCCGGAGGATTGATGATAGCTGTGAATTCTTCAATACCCCAGGCCCCCAGGTTGCTGATTGTGAAAGTGGCTCCCGTGTACTCTTCCGGAGAAAGTTTATTGTTCTTTGCTTTCTCGATAAGTCCTTGAAGTTCATGATCCACCTGAGCAATTTTTTTATATTCGACAGATTTTACCACTGGTGTAATCAGCCCGTCTTCCTGAGCCACTGCCAGCCCGATATGCACATTTCCAAAACGGATAAGAGCATCCGTATCCCACCCGGAATTCACTTCGGGATGTTTTTTCAACGCTTCCGACGAAAGTTTGATAAGCCAGGCATTCAGGGATGTTTTAGCATCAGGATGAGTTTCGTGATAGCGTTTTCGTGCTTCCATCAACCGGGTCATATCCACCTGGACCCTTAAATAAAAATGGGGAGCAGAGTATTTTGATTCGGAAAGACGCTTGGCAATGATCTGCCGTTTCTCACTTAAGGGAATCCGTTGATCTGAATTTTCTGAGGAGGGTGCATGCGTTATAGCAGATTTTTCCTGAGGTTTATAATTCTCCACATCCCGCTTCACTATCCGGTTTTGCGGTCCACTGCCTCTAATTTGCGAAAGATTGAGACCTCTCTCCTCAGCAATTTTCCGTGCCAGGGGAGATGCTTTGATTCGTGTTGTCGCTTCAGGTTGTGTGGTTTTTTGTGACTCAGGACTTTCTTCTTCAATATCTGGATCCGTTTTCTTTTCTGAAGCCGGCTCTTTTTCTTTCTCTTCTCTATTTGTATCCGGTTTGGATGATTTTTCTTTTTTAATTTCATCCAACAAAGGGGAGATATCCTCACCTTCTTCGCCAAAAATAGCAATAGGATCCCCAACCGATGCCTGTCCGCCTTCATTCACCAGAATTTTTAATAGGATTGCATCTTCCGGAGATTCATATTCCATGGTGGTTTTATCCGTTTCCACATCGCAAAGGATATCTCCTGTAGAAAAGGCATCTCCCTCTTTGACATGCCATGTATGAATAGTCCCTTTCTCCATTGTAGGGGAGAGGGCAATCATGAGTAATTTATCAGCCATTTAAGCCTCCCTGATATACATCACTTTTTGAACTGCCTGAACAATCTTATCCACCGATGGTTGAGCAGCCAACTCAAGGGTGTGGTTGTACGGCATGGGGACATCCTCGGAAGTCACCAACTCAACCGGAGCATCCAGAAAATCAAAAGCTTTATGTGAGATGATCCACCCAATGTGTGATGCCATACCGGCTACCGGCCAGGATTCATCCACAATCACAGCCCGGTTTGTTTTTTTCACTGTTTTGAGAATAGCTTCTTCGTCCAGAGGGCGAAGGGAACGTAAATCCAAAATATCTGCGTGGATTCCTTTTTTTTCCAGGACATCTGCAGCTTCTGTAACGATTTGAAGGGGTTTTCCAAAAGTGATGATCGAAACATCATCCCCCTCTTTTTTAAGATCGGCTTTACCAATCTCAATCAAATATTCCTCTTCCGGGACATCTCCTTCCCAGGCATATATCAGCTCCGCTTCCATGAAAACGACAGGATTGTCATCCCGGATTGCCGATTTCAGGAGTCCTTTGGCATCATAAGGAGTTGCCGGGGCCACAACTTTTAATCCCGGAAAATGGGCATAGATCGAAGCCAAAGCCTGTGAGTGTTGGGATGCCAGATATTCCGCCGGGCCATTGGGTCCGCGAAATACAATGGGGATATTAAACTGTCCACCGGACATGTACAGCATTTTGGCAGCATTGTTGAACACCTGATCCATGGCCTGAATGGAAAAATTGAAGGTCATCCACTCGACCACGGGACGCATTCCCGCCATGGCAGCGCCGATGGCCACCCCTGTAAAACCTTCCTCTGTGATGGGTGTATCAATCACCCTTTCTTCTCCAAATTCATCCAAAAGCCCCTTTGATACTTTGTATGCACCGTTATATTGTGCCACTTCCTCTCCGAGAAGGATGACATTTTTATCCCGATGCATTTCTTCTTCCAAAGCCTGGCGTAATGCTTCTCTGTATGTAATAACTGCCATATTACCTCCCTCAGACGAGGACATCCTCGTATAATAATTCCAAAGACGGTTCAGGACTCTTTTCTGCAAAATCTGCAGCAGCCTTCACCTGATCCTTGATTTTTTTATCCATCTTTTGAAATTCATCTTCAGTCAGTTTTTTTTCTTTTAATAGATGGTCTTTTAAAATGAGAATCGGATCCTGGTTTTTATATTCTTCCAGTTCTTCCTTTGTCCTGTATTTTGCCGGATCACTCATGGAGTGCCCTTTGTACCGATACGTTTTGATTTCCAGCAGGGTGGGGGTTCCTTCTTCTTTAGCCCTGTAAACTGCTTCACCTACTTCTCTGTGTACTTCCTGGACATCCATGCCGTTCACTTGTTTTCCGGGTATGCCATAAGATTGTCCCATGATGGAAAAATCGTCCACCGAACTGACGCGTCGGAAATCAGTTCCCATACCATACTGGTTGTTCTCACATATAAACACAACCGGCAGATTCCAGATTTTTGCCAGATTCAGGGTTTCATGAAACGAACCCTGATGTATCGCTCCATCACCGAAAAAACAAAGGACTACTCCATTTTCCTTATTGAATTTTATTTTCATAGCAGTCCCTGCTGCCAGTGGGATATGGGCACCAACGATACCATTACCTCCCATGAAATGTTTTTCCTTGTCGAAAAAGTGCATGGAACCACCCTTACCCCGGGAACACCCACTCTCTTTTCCGTAAAGCTCTGCCATGAGTCCTTTGATATCCATTCCACAGGCAATGGCATGTCCATGATCCCGGTAAGCGGTATATACATAATCTCTTTTCAGATCTAAATGTGCTATACTTCCCACAGCTACCGCTTCCTGGCCGATATATAGATGAAGAAATCCTCCGATCTTGCGAAGTCCATACGCCTGGGCTGCCCTCTCTTCAAATCGACGGATAAGAAGCATTTGCCCGAGCATGTGTTTCAAATCAGGGGTTTTCTTGGCTGTTTCCTGCTTTTTTGTTTTATCTGATGTCATGGATTCCTCCAAATAACCCTTTAAAAGGTCGCTTTTTCTTTTAAACAGTCCATGGGTTTGTAATAGGAAATTTCATCGATGGCTGTTTCAAGAACCACCATATCTTCTTCATTGTCACATAATTTCCAAAACACATCCAACCGGTCCGATATTTCTTCAAGGAGTTCGGAACGAAGCGATGCATTTTCAATAATCGTAGTTTCACCTTGTACATTCATAATTTCCCGAAGATCTCGACTCTGAATCATCCACTCAGTGTGTGGATTTTCTTCAATCTCGTGTTTTTTGGTGAATGTTTTGGATGTAACCGTGAAAATAAACCCCGGCCTTTTTCGTAAAACGATAGGACTCATCCAACGCGTATGAGGTCTGTTGTTCTCATCCACGGTCGTTAGCACTCCCGTTTTAACTTTGGAAATCATATCATCCAGCTTATTCAGAAATTCCTGCTTTTTCATGAATATCCTCCCTGTAATAAGGATTAGTGACATAATCTGTATTTAGTGACATCCAATCTCCAAAGCGCCACGTTGTGCTTTGGTGGAATTCTATTAGATTTACTAATTCTGCTGAATTGAGGATGGGCAATACAAGATTGGATTCAGCAAAATGAAAGTGATTCTTAAACTCGTTTATCAGCGTTTCGATCAACATTGGCGTTGTTAAGGCCGGATTCAATTGCTGTAAATTAATGACCTCAGCAGGATTTGAACGTGTGCTTTTAAGATCTGTTACA
This window of the Candidatus Neomarinimicrobiota bacterium genome carries:
- the lpdA gene encoding dihydrolipoyl dehydrogenase → MTDYNYDLLIIGAGPGGYVSAIRASQLGLKTAVIEKDNPGGVCLNWGCIPSKSLISQAQKFSYLKDLENMGVSIDTGNLDYEKVYKKSRLAATKLSKGVEFLLKKNAIELIKGTAKISGQHQVSVDEKEYTAKNILIATGSRPKVIPGLEFDEEGILSSTGALSLKSLPKSILIVGAGAIGVEFAYILSSFGVQVYLVEMLESILPQEDKDVSDILLKAFKKSKVKVYTSTKASVSDRKKNIYKVKLEHQDGKAEELEVEKILVAVGRTPNSDHLGLEEIGIKTDKGFIETGDYYETSVPGIYAIGDVINTPLLAHVASKEGEIAVEHMTGKGHEKRVDSTLIPGAVYTEPQVASFGYTEAKAKEAGLPVKIFVFPFRGAGKAVAVEESEGLVKLVCHEKTHEILGAHIAGKDATELIHEILLARKAELLPEDIATMIHAHPTLSEAVMEAARGILGEAIHI
- a CDS encoding pyruvate dehydrogenase complex dihydrolipoamide acetyltransferase — protein: MADKLLMIALSPTMEKGTIHTWHVKEGDAFSTGDILCDVETDKTTMEYESPEDAILLKILVNEGGQASVGDPIAIFGEEGEDISPLLDEIKKEKSSKPDTNREEKEKEPASEKKTDPDIEEESPESQKTTQPEATTRIKASPLARKIAEERGLNLSQIRGSGPQNRIVKRDVENYKPQEKSAITHAPSSENSDQRIPLSEKRQIIAKRLSESKYSAPHFYLRVQVDMTRLMEARKRYHETHPDAKTSLNAWLIKLSSEALKKHPEVNSGWDTDALIRFGNVHIGLAVAQEDGLITPVVKSVEYKKIAQVDHELQGLIEKAKNNKLSPEEYTGATFTISNLGAWGIEEFTAIINPPGSAILALGAIEKKPVVINDEIIIRPMMSMTLSCDHRVIDGATGADFMKTLKAYIDDPALALT
- a CDS encoding pyruvate dehydrogenase complex E1 component subunit beta, whose amino-acid sequence is MAVITYREALRQALEEEMHRDKNVILLGEEVAQYNGAYKVSKGLLDEFGEERVIDTPITEEGFTGVAIGAAMAGMRPVVEWMTFNFSIQAMDQVFNNAAKMLYMSGGQFNIPIVFRGPNGPAEYLASQHSQALASIYAHFPGLKVVAPATPYDAKGLLKSAIRDDNPVVFMEAELIYAWEGDVPEEEYLIEIGKADLKKEGDDVSIITFGKPLQIVTEAADVLEKKGIHADILDLRSLRPLDEEAILKTVKKTNRAVIVDESWPVAGMASHIGWIISHKAFDFLDAPVELVTSEDVPMPYNHTLELAAQPSVDKIVQAVQKVMYIREA
- the pdhA gene encoding pyruvate dehydrogenase (acetyl-transferring) E1 component subunit alpha, whose translation is MTSDKTKKQETAKKTPDLKHMLGQMLLIRRFEERAAQAYGLRKIGGFLHLYIGQEAVAVGSIAHLDLKRDYVYTAYRDHGHAIACGMDIKGLMAELYGKESGCSRGKGGSMHFFDKEKHFMGGNGIVGAHIPLAAGTAMKIKFNKENGVVLCFFGDGAIHQGSFHETLNLAKIWNLPVVFICENNQYGMGTDFRRVSSVDDFSIMGQSYGIPGKQVNGMDVQEVHREVGEAVYRAKEEGTPTLLEIKTYRYKGHSMSDPAKYRTKEELEEYKNQDPILILKDHLLKEKKLTEDEFQKMDKKIKDQVKAAADFAEKSPEPSLELLYEDVLV